From the bacterium genome, the window GCTGCGGCGTTCCAAGGCCCTCCTTGCGCCCCCTCGGAGGGGACGGTTTCCGTCGTCCAGGCGGATCCCCTCCTGGTCCTTCTGACCGGCCAGGTCCCGCAACGCGCCCCACCGGCCGCCCTCTCCTAAGAAGACCGCATATTTCAAGATTGTTCCGTCGTAAGGAGCCTCAAATGCGTGCACGTTTGCGCGTCGCCACCCTGTTCGGGTGCCTGTGCCTCGGCTGGACGGCATCGGCCCAGGAGACACAACCCGCTCAAGAGAAGCAAATCCTCCTCTGGAAGGTCCCGGCCTCCGGGCGGAAGGCCCTCATTCCTGATATCAGCCTCATCGGCTCTATCGCCGGCGCCTGGTTCCGAGACGACCCGGGGTCCGACCTGGGGGAAAACCCATCGCGGACCGGCTTCAATTTTCAGGGCGTGGAGTTGGCGCTCCAGTCGGCGATCGACCCGTATGTGCGCGGCGACGTCTTCATCCTGTTTAAAGAGGACGGCGTCGAGGTCGAAGAGGCGACCGTCACGACCGTGTCGCTCCCCTGGAACCTCCAGATCCGGGGCGGGAAGTTGCTCGCCCGGTTCGGCCGCCAGAATACCCAGCACTTAGAACAGCTCGACTTTGTCGATAACTCCTTCACGAACCGCTATTTCTTCGGCCCGGAGGGGTTTCATGAATTGGGGGCCGAACTCTCCGTCCTTTTCCCCCTCCCCTGGTATTCCGAGCTCTCCTTCGAGTTTCTCCAGGGAGAAAACGCGGGGAACTTCGACGGGGCCCGCAAGCAGGACTTCGCCTACCTCGGGCATTGGAAGAACGGCTTCGACGTGACGACGAATCTGGCGGGCCAGATCGGTCTCTCCGGCGCGGTGGGTTTCAACGACACGGCCCCCGGCAACATGACGCAGATCTACGGGGCCGACCTCTACTTCCGCTGGAAACCCTCCGAGCGCCGCGGTCTCAAGTGGCAGACGGAATATTTCCTGAGACGATTGGAAGACGTCGGCGGCACGCGGGTGGAAGGCGGACTCTATTCACAGCTCATCTGGCGCTTTGCGCGCCGGTGGGAGGCGGGGATCCGCGGCGAAAGGATCGGACTCCCCGACGAGGGAAACCGGCAGTGGGGCCTCTCGCCGCAAATCACCTTCGTCGCGACCGAATTTTTTCACCTGAGGGGTCAATACAATCTCATTCACACGGATGGAATCGCGAGGGAACAACATGAAGCCTTTCTCCAAATGCAATTTAATATGGGTCCTCACGGCGCTCATAGCTTTTAGCGCGCCCTTATCCGCCCGCGCCAAGTTGAAGGTCGTCGGGTCGATCCCCGACCTCGCCGCCCTCGCCCGGGAGGTGGGAGGCGATCTGGTGGAAACGCAGACGATCGCGCGGGGGGATCAAGATCCCCACTATCTCGAGCCCAAGCCCAGTTTCGCCCTGATGCTCAACAAGGCGGACCTCCTGATCGAGGCGGGCCTCGAGCTCGAATCGGGGTGGCTCCCCGTCCTCATCACGCAGTCGCGGAATCCCAAGATCCAACCGGGGCAGAACGGGTTTCTGAACGCGGCCCAAGAGCTGAACATCCTGGAAATCCCGACCGGCCCCGTGGACCGCTCGATGGGGGACGTCCATCCCGAGGGCAACCCCCATTATTGGATGAACCCCCGGAACGGGCTCGTCATCGCCAAGAAGATCGCGCAAAGGCTCGGGGAGCTGGACCCCGCGAACGCCTCAAAATTCACCGGAAATTACGCGGATTTCGAAAAACGGCTCTCGGACCGGATCGCAACCTGGGAAAAGGAGGCGGCGCCTTTTCGCGGAAAAAAGGTCATCACCCATCACAAGAGCTTTTCGTATTTCGTCGACTGGACGGGGTTAAAGGTGGAGGGGCTGATCGAGCCCAAGCCGGGCATCCCCCCCAATCCCTCCCATCTTCTGTCGCTGATCCAGCTCATTCAGACGGAAAAGATCCCCCTGATCATCACGGAGAATTACTACGATCCCAAACCGTCGCGGGAGCTGGCGGAAAAAACGGGCGCGAAGGTGCTGATCCTCCCGACTTCCGTCGGCGGCGAGCCGGGCATCAGGACCTACGAGGACCTCTTCGAGGCCCTGATCGGTAGGCTGAAAGGGGCTTTATGAACGCGTTTGTCTTTCTCCTGCCGGCCTTCGCGGCCTGCCTGATCTTGACGGGCATTCATACGTACCTGGGCATCCACGTCGTGAGCCGGGGCGTCATCTTCGTCGACATCGCTCTCGCCCAGATCGCGGCGCTCGGGATGACGGTCGCCTTCCTCGTGGGATTCGAGCCCGGAAGCCAGACCGCATACTTCTTCGCCCTCGGCTTCACCTGCCTGGCCGCCCTCTTCTTCGCCTACTTCCGGCACGAAAGGATCCCTCAGGAGGCCTTGATCGGGGTCTCCTTCGCGGTGAGCTCGGCCC encodes:
- a CDS encoding metal ABC transporter substrate-binding protein; amino-acid sequence: MKVVGSIPDLAALAREVGGDLVETQTIARGDQDPHYLEPKPSFALMLNKADLLIEAGLELESGWLPVLITQSRNPKIQPGQNGFLNAAQELNILEIPTGPVDRSMGDVHPEGNPHYWMNPRNGLVIAKKIAQRLGELDPANASKFTGNYADFEKRLSDRIATWEKEAAPFRGKKVITHHKSFSYFVDWTGLKVEGLIEPKPGIPPNPSHLLSLIQLIQTEKIPLIITENYYDPKPSRELAEKTGAKVLILPTSVGGEPGIRTYEDLFEALIGRLKGAL